Proteins co-encoded in one Brassica rapa cultivar Chiifu-401-42 chromosome A02, CAAS_Brap_v3.01, whole genome shotgun sequence genomic window:
- the LOC103852889 gene encoding LOW QUALITY PROTEIN: receptor-like protein 14 (The sequence of the model RefSeq protein was modified relative to this genomic sequence to represent the inferred CDS: inserted 1 base in 1 codon), translated as MEGKVSLNQYLIWVMLLLLGQLHGYKSCIEKERKALLELKEYLISTSQDGDRDFVLPTWSNDTKSNCCLWEGVKCTRTSLRVTEIAFGYLFLKEHSLFNLSLLHPFDEVRSLDLSRCAFSALFDDMEGYKSLSRLRNLEILDLSSNEFNNSIFPFLNAATSLTTLFLRNNYMNGPFPVKELKNLTNLELLDLSVNDYNGSMPEFTHLKKLKALDLSGNGFSSSMELQELKNMTTLEVLGLAWNYFSGPKPIEVLCEMKNLQELYLSGNEFVGQLPLCLGSLNKLRILDLSYNYLSGNLSSSFSTLESLEYLSLSDNNFEGLLSLDAIANLTNLKVFKLSSPADIIQVDTESTWIPKFQLTIAALPFCGLEKIPNFLMYQKKLRVLDLSSNRISGNIPTWLLANNPELEVLQLQNNSFTXFEIPTTILPKLQFLDFSANDIGGVLPDYFGHVLPSLLHVNGTHNEILGNLPSSMGEMKNISFLDLSHNNFSGELPRSLFTGCVSLQILQLSHNQLGGHILPGQTNLTSLIVLRMDNNLFTGEIGTGLLTLVNLSVLDASNNRLTGAIPSWIPEESHMIMLLLSNNQLEGTLPPSLLAVYHLQFLDLSGNLLSGELPSSHVNSMYGISMFLHNNSLTGSIPVKLLENAKILDLRNNKLSGSIPQFVNTGEMRIFLLKGNNLTGSIPWKLCDMRNITLLDLSDNKLNGTIPSCLYNLSFGSREEEEMTSSSFGAFDFGFVESLEFEFYKYTFLVEEFSAYYDTFMIVEIQFAAKQRYDSYTGGTLDYMYGLDLSSNELSGVIPAELGELSKIRAMNLSRNFLSSSIPDSFSKLKDIESLDLSYNMLHGDIPSQLTSLTSLAVFNVSYNNLSGIIPQGRQFSTFNENSYLGNPLLCGPPTDKSCEAKKSTKEADNGGEEDDDEAIVNMMAFYWSTASTYVTALIGFLLLMCIDCPWRRAWLRLVDSFTASAKSVICQNH; from the exons ATGGAAGGGAAGGTGTCCTTGAATCAATACTTGATATGGGTGATGTTACTACTGTTGGGGCAGCTACATGGATACAAAAGCTGTATTGAGAAAGAACGGAAGGCGTTGCTAGAGCTCAAGGAATACCTGATCTCGACTTCTCAAGATGGAGATCGCGACTTTGTTCTCCCTACTTGGAGTAATGACACAAAGAGCAATTGCTGCCTGTGGGAGGGCGTTAAGTGCACTCGTACAAGCCTACGGGTGACTGAGATCGCCTTTGGTTATTTGTTCCTGAAAGAGCATTCTCTATTTAATCTTTCTTTGTTGCATCCCTTTGACGAGGTTCGAAGTCTGGACTTATCCCGGTGCGCTTTTAGTGCCTTGTTTGATGATATGGAAG GTTATAAAAGCTTAAGTAGATTAAGGAACCTGGAGATCTTGGATCTCTCTTCAAATGAGTTTAACAACAGCATCTTTCCCTTTCTTAATGCTGCGACATCACTTACAACTCTGTTTCTTCGGAACAACTACATGAATGGCCCTTTTCCTGTTAAAG AACTGAAAAACTTGACAAACTTGGAATTGCTGGATCTGAGTGTAAACGACTACAACGGTTCCATGCCAG AGTTTACTCACCTGAAAAAGCTGAAAGCTCTGGATCTAAGTGGCAATGGTTTTTCTAGCTCAATGGAATTGCAAG AACTAAAGAATATGACTACTTTGGAAGTCCTGGGTCTAGCTTGGAATTACTTCAGCGGACCAAAGCCAATAGAAG TTTTATGTGAAATGAAGAATCTGCAGGAGCTATATCTCAGTGGAAATGAATTTGTTGGTCAGCTTCCTCTGTGTTTGGGAAGCTTGAACAAGCTACGTATTCTTGACCTCTCATACAACTATTTAAGTGGGAACCTATCATCTAGTTTCAGTACCCTGGAGTCTCTTGAATATCTATCGTTGTCAGATAATAACTTCGAAGGCTTGTTGTCACTCGATGCAATAGCCAACCTCACGAATCTCAAGGTGTTCAAACTATCATCACCAGCTGATATAATACAAGTAGATACAGAAAGTACATGGATTCCTAAATTTCAATTGACTATAGCTGCACTACCGTTTTGCGGCTTGGAGAAGATCCCAAACTTTCTAATGTACCAGAAGAAGTTGCGTGTACTTGATCTATCCAGCAACAGAATATCCGGAAACATTCCTACCTGGCTGTTGGCTAATAATCCAGAACTTGAAGTCCTACAGCTGCAGAATAACTCATTCA TCTTCGAGATTCCTACTACAATACTGCCTAAGTTGCAGTTCTTGGATTTTTCAGCAAATGATATCGGTGGAGTGCTCCCTGATTATTTTGGCCATGTGCTTCCGAGTCTGCTACATGTGAATGGCACTCATAATGAGATTCTAGGGAACTTGCCATCATCTATGGGTGAGATGAAGAACATTTCATTCCTGGATCTGTCTCACAATAACTTCTCTGGGGAACTACCTAGAAGCTTATTCACAGGTTGTGTTTCATTACAAATCCTGCAGCTCTCTCACAACCAACTTGGTGGACATATTCTTCCAGGACAGACTAACCTAACATCACTCATTGTGTTGCGGATGGATAACAACTTATTTACAGGGGAGATTGGGACAGGTTTGCTTACCTTGGTTAATTTGTCAGTACTTGACGCGTCCAACAATCGCCTTACAGGTGCTATTCCAAGTTGGATACCCGAAGAATCGCATATGATTATGTTACTGCTATCAAATAATCAATTAGAAGGTACGTTGCCACCTTCCCTGCTGGCCGTTTATCATCTTCAATTTCTGGACCTCTCTGGAAACCTATTATCTGGTGAACTACCGTCGTCACATGTGAATTCTATGTATGGGATAAGTATGTTCCTACACAACAACAGCTTAACGGGGTCAATCCCGGTCAAGCTGTTGGAAAATGCTAAGATACTTGATCTGCGGAACAATAAACTCTCTGGAAGTATCCCACAGTTTGTCAATACCGGGGAAATGAGAATTTTTCTGTTGAAGGGGAACAATTTAACAGGATCTATACCATGGAAGCTATGTGATATGAGAAATATCACTCTCCTTGATCTTTCAGACAACAAGCTCAATGGAACCATACCTTCATGCCTTTATAATTTATCATTTGGATCAAGGGAAGAAGAGGAGATGACAAGTAGCTCCTTTGGGGCATTTGACTTTGGCTTTGTTGAAAGCCTTGAATTCGAATTTTACAAATATACATTCTTGGTAGAAGAGTTCAGTGCATACTATGATACATTTATGATTGTCGAAATTCAATTTGCAGCAAAGCAAAGGTATGATTCTTACACTGGAGGAACACTTGATTATATGTATGGCTTGGATCTGTCTAGCAACGAATTAAGTGGTGTTATCCCAGCTGAGCTTGGAGAACTCTCGAAAATACGAGCAATGAATCTGTCTCGCAATTTCTTGTCGAGTTCTATACCAGATAGCTTCTCCAAACTGAAGGACATTGAGAGCCTTGATCTTTCTTATAACATGTTACATGGAGACATCCCTAGTCAACTAACCAGCCTCACTTCTCTTGCTGTCTTCAACGTCTCCTACAACAATTTATCAGGCATCATTCCCCAAGGAAGGCAGTTTAGCACCTTCAACGAGAACAGCTACTTAGGAAATCCTCTTCTATGTGGACCACCGACCGATAAAAGTTGTGAAGCTAAGAAGAGCACAAAGGAagcagataatggaggagaagaagatgatgatgaagctaTTGTTAACATGATGGCCTTCTATTGGAGTACTGCTTCAACTTATGTGACTGCGTTAATAGGCTTTCTTCTACTTATGTGCATCGATTGTCCTTGGCGTCGAGCATGGCTCCGCCTTGTTGATTCTTTCACTGCCTCAGCCAAAAGTGTGATTTGTCAAAATCATTGA